From Solwaraspora sp. WMMD1047, the proteins below share one genomic window:
- a CDS encoding site-specific integrase, producing the protein MTVHRDPKRKTWYYVLDLPRGDDRKRRQKWCRGFSSETLAKRAEELARKQFGQAELAADGTVAAELLKWLEERELDVALTTLANYRHAVMKYVIPYLGARQLYDLDKRAINDLYRTLLKRGGRKGEGLSAETVRHVHRTLMKALKDLGVAVEGVRQPRPADRETHGRKGVWTAAQCATFLAHAAGDRLYAAWVLVVVCGMRRGEIAGLKWPKVDLDKRLIHIHWQRAVASGEVAGGIVEKEPKGKSKRSIFVGTALARVLSDHSDQQGKEIAAAGVAYQELGYVFCKEDGTPYHPKYFTDRFRALCLAAGVPVIVLHDGRHTSATVGADHGVPRHAMQKRLGHARATMTDEVYTHVLPESERRAAEIMEEAILGSPPAE; encoded by the coding sequence ATGACCGTTCATCGTGACCCCAAGCGGAAGACCTGGTACTACGTCCTCGACCTGCCCCGTGGCGATGACCGGAAGCGCAGGCAGAAGTGGTGCCGGGGCTTTTCGTCGGAGACGCTGGCGAAGCGGGCCGAGGAACTGGCCCGCAAACAGTTCGGCCAGGCGGAGCTGGCAGCCGACGGGACGGTGGCCGCCGAGCTCCTCAAGTGGCTGGAGGAGCGCGAGCTCGACGTCGCGCTGACGACCCTGGCCAACTACCGCCACGCGGTCATGAAGTACGTCATCCCGTACCTCGGCGCCCGGCAGCTCTACGACCTGGACAAGCGGGCGATCAACGACCTGTACCGCACGCTGCTCAAGCGGGGCGGCAGGAAGGGCGAAGGGCTTTCCGCCGAGACCGTCCGGCACGTCCACCGCACGCTGATGAAGGCACTCAAGGATCTGGGGGTCGCCGTCGAGGGGGTCCGTCAGCCGCGGCCGGCCGACCGCGAGACACACGGCCGCAAAGGGGTGTGGACAGCGGCGCAGTGCGCCACCTTCCTCGCCCACGCCGCCGGCGACCGGCTCTACGCGGCCTGGGTGCTGGTCGTCGTGTGCGGCATGCGCCGGGGGGAGATCGCCGGGTTGAAGTGGCCGAAGGTCGACCTGGACAAGAGGCTGATCCACATCCACTGGCAGCGCGCCGTGGCCAGCGGCGAGGTCGCGGGCGGCATCGTCGAGAAGGAGCCGAAGGGCAAGAGCAAGCGTTCCATCTTCGTGGGTACGGCGCTGGCCAGGGTGCTGTCGGACCATTCGGACCAGCAGGGCAAGGAGATCGCGGCGGCCGGCGTCGCCTACCAGGAGCTCGGGTACGTCTTCTGCAAGGAGGACGGGACGCCCTACCACCCGAAGTACTTCACCGACCGGTTCCGGGCGCTGTGCCTGGCGGCCGGTGTGCCGGTCATCGTGCTGCACGACGGGCGGCACACCTCCGCGACCGTCGGGGCTGATCACGGGGTGCCCCGGCACGCGATGCAGAAGCGGCTGGGGCATGCGCGGGCGACGATGACCGACGAGGTGTACACGCACGTCCTGCCGGAGTCGGAGCGTCGTGCCGCCGAGATCATGGAGGAGGCGATCCTGGGCAGCCCGCCTGCCGAGTGA
- a CDS encoding ChaB family protein produces the protein MSDKHEQAEEMRDDVPSTIARSDDKAVRTYKKTLESAEESYGDGERAHRTAYASLKHTHEKIGDHWEPKEHKGPSDPQAEQGTPESARGQRDTAQGVDANASKAHLDDVARRVGVDQPENLNKDDEVRAIEKANARATARARRK, from the coding sequence ATGTCCGACAAGCACGAGCAGGCCGAGGAGATGCGCGACGATGTGCCGTCGACAATCGCGCGTTCGGACGACAAGGCGGTCCGGACCTACAAGAAGACGCTCGAGTCGGCCGAGGAGTCCTACGGCGACGGCGAGCGGGCACACCGCACCGCGTACGCCTCGCTGAAGCACACCCATGAGAAGATCGGGGACCACTGGGAGCCCAAGGAGCACAAGGGACCTTCAGATCCGCAGGCCGAGCAGGGCACGCCAGAGTCCGCGCGGGGACAGCGCGACACCGCCCAGGGAGTCGACGCCAACGCCAGCAAGGCACACCTCGACGACGTCGCCCGCCGGGTCGGCGTTGATCAGCCGGAGAACCTGAACAAGGACGACGAGGTACGGGCGATCGAGAAGGCCAACGCCCGCGCCACCGCTCGGGCTCGCCGGAAGTAG
- a CDS encoding YetF domain-containing protein, translating into MVLDNPADLVRLLVIAAIIYPALVMILRVSGKRTLSKLNAFDFVVTVALGSTLATILLSRNVSLLEGILALSLLVALQYAAALLAVRWPPSQQLLKARPTMLLRNGQLRKQTLRSARVAESEIRQAARSQGAGDLGDLAAVVLETDGSLSVITRSQLGDGSTLSDVRDEGR; encoded by the coding sequence ATGGTTTTGGACAACCCTGCCGATCTGGTGCGCCTGCTCGTGATCGCGGCGATCATCTACCCGGCGCTGGTGATGATCCTGCGGGTGTCCGGGAAGCGGACGCTGTCCAAGCTGAACGCCTTCGACTTCGTCGTCACGGTGGCGTTGGGGTCGACGCTGGCGACGATCCTGCTGTCGCGGAACGTCTCGCTGCTGGAGGGGATTCTTGCCCTGTCCCTGCTGGTCGCGTTGCAGTACGCCGCGGCACTACTGGCTGTGCGCTGGCCGCCGTCGCAGCAGCTGTTGAAGGCCCGGCCGACCATGCTGCTGCGGAACGGTCAGCTGCGGAAGCAGACCCTACGTTCCGCCCGGGTCGCGGAGAGCGAGATCCGGCAGGCCGCCCGCAGCCAGGGCGCCGGCGACCTCGGCGACCTGGCGGCCGTGGTCCTGGAAACGGACGGCAGCCTCAGCGTCATCACCCGAAGTCAACTCGGCGACGGCAGCACCCTCTCCGACGTCCGCGACGAGGGGCGGTAA
- a CDS encoding BON domain-containing protein, whose product MTNPWFFPHDLPALFHAEPTSEDGRLACQLAERMQRHPSLRRERICIEVQNRVVILDGPVSSAELSAEARAVAWHTPGVHDVSNRLRQLPG is encoded by the coding sequence ATGACCAATCCCTGGTTCTTCCCGCACGATCTGCCGGCGTTGTTCCACGCCGAGCCCACCAGCGAGGACGGCCGGCTGGCTTGCCAGTTGGCCGAGCGTATGCAACGACATCCGTCATTGCGCCGCGAACGCATCTGCATCGAGGTGCAGAACCGGGTGGTGATCCTCGATGGCCCCGTGAGTTCGGCCGAGTTGAGCGCCGAGGCTCGTGCGGTCGCCTGGCACACGCCCGGAGTGCACGACGTCAGCAACCGGCTCCGCCAACTGCCCGGGTGA
- a CDS encoding YqgE/AlgH family protein: MESMTGQLLVATPSLKDPNFDRTVVLLVAHEPGGALGVVLNRATEVPVAEVLGPWAGLAGDPAVLFEGGPVQPESAICLARMRTPVQRVKGIHQVSGAVGTVDLSVDPDRLRDAVTGIRVFAGYSGWSPGQLEREISGGSWFVLDALPGDAFMDRPDDLWPMVLRRQGGMMAAVAHFPPDVTLN; this comes from the coding sequence ATGGAGTCGATGACCGGACAGTTGCTGGTCGCGACGCCATCCCTCAAGGATCCGAACTTCGACCGCACCGTGGTGCTGCTGGTCGCGCACGAACCCGGGGGTGCGCTCGGGGTGGTGCTCAACCGGGCCACCGAGGTCCCGGTCGCCGAGGTGCTCGGCCCGTGGGCGGGGCTGGCCGGTGACCCCGCGGTGCTCTTCGAGGGCGGCCCGGTGCAGCCCGAGTCGGCAATCTGTCTCGCCCGGATGCGGACCCCGGTGCAGCGGGTCAAGGGCATCCACCAGGTCTCCGGCGCGGTCGGCACGGTCGACCTGTCGGTGGACCCGGACCGGCTCCGGGATGCCGTCACCGGCATCCGGGTCTTCGCCGGCTACTCGGGGTGGTCGCCGGGGCAGTTGGAGCGGGAGATCTCGGGTGGCTCCTGGTTCGTGCTCGACGCGCTGCCCGGCGACGCGTTCATGGACCGCCCCGATGATCTCTGGCCGATGGTGCTGCGCCGGCAGGGCGGGATGATGGCGGCGGTGGCGCACTTCCCGCCCGACGTGACGCTGAACTGA
- a CDS encoding S-methyl-5'-thioadenosine phosphorylase, whose amino-acid sequence MQPRAELAVIGGSGLYALLEGATEHTVQTPYGPPSDPITIAEVAGRSVAFLPRHGRDHRHPPHLIPYRANVWALRSVGVRQILAPCAVGGLRPELGPGTFVVPDQLIDRTSGRAQTFYDRGAVHVSFADPYCPTGRAGLLAAAEGRGIGARDGGTMVVVEGPRFSTRAESRWYTAMGGSVINMTGHPEAVLARELALCYTAIALVTDLDAGVESGHGVTQEEVFRVFGENTERLRGLLLDAVAGLPAERTCPCPQSLDGITLPFDLP is encoded by the coding sequence GTGCAGCCACGTGCGGAGCTCGCCGTCATTGGCGGTTCGGGTCTCTACGCCTTACTGGAGGGTGCCACGGAGCACACCGTCCAGACACCGTACGGACCGCCATCCGACCCGATCACGATCGCCGAGGTGGCCGGCCGCTCCGTCGCGTTCCTGCCGCGGCACGGCCGGGATCATCGGCACCCACCGCACCTGATCCCGTACCGGGCCAATGTCTGGGCGTTGCGGTCGGTGGGCGTACGCCAGATCCTGGCGCCGTGTGCGGTCGGTGGGTTGCGGCCGGAGTTGGGGCCGGGCACCTTCGTCGTGCCCGACCAGCTCATCGACCGCACCAGCGGGCGGGCGCAGACGTTCTACGACCGGGGTGCGGTGCACGTCTCGTTCGCCGATCCGTACTGCCCGACCGGGCGGGCCGGGCTGCTGGCGGCGGCCGAGGGGCGCGGCATCGGGGCGCGTGACGGCGGCACGATGGTGGTGGTCGAGGGGCCGCGTTTCTCCACCCGCGCGGAGTCGCGCTGGTACACCGCGATGGGCGGCTCGGTCATCAACATGACCGGCCACCCGGAGGCGGTCCTGGCCCGCGAGCTGGCCCTCTGCTACACCGCGATCGCGCTCGTCACCGACCTGGACGCGGGGGTGGAGAGCGGGCACGGGGTCACCCAGGAGGAGGTGTTCCGGGTGTTCGGTGAGAACACCGAGCGGCTGCGCGGGCTGCTGCTGGACGCGGTCGCCGGGCTGCCGGCCGAGCGGACCTGTCCCTGTCCACAGAGCCTGGACGGCATCACGCTGCCGTTCGACCTGCCCTGA